From Providencia sp. R33, a single genomic window includes:
- a CDS encoding LysR substrate-binding domain-containing protein, producing the protein MSGNYRHRLPLNALRAFEASARHLSFTRAGLELNVTQAAVSQQVRLLEEQLGLELFIRLSRGLALTDEGLALLPVLSRSFDQIEALLTQFEDGHYHEVLSISVVGTFAVGWLLPRLSKFSNLYPYIDLRIMTHNNVVNLAAEGVDFAIRFGEGLWPLVENTPLFSTSHTVLCTEKVAVNLASPLDLKDHNLLRSYRKDEWEKWFFAAQIDPWRVKGPVFDSSRLMVEAAILTDGVALVPSCMFEHELSAGTLVQPFDIGVTLGGYWLSRLKSKPMTSAMNIFQQWILAEAQHC; encoded by the coding sequence ATGTCAGGAAATTATCGTCATCGCCTTCCGCTGAATGCACTTCGCGCATTTGAGGCGTCTGCTCGGCATTTAAGTTTTACGCGAGCGGGGCTGGAATTGAATGTGACTCAGGCTGCGGTAAGCCAGCAAGTTCGCTTGTTGGAGGAGCAATTAGGGTTAGAGTTATTTATTCGCTTATCAAGAGGTTTGGCGTTAACAGATGAAGGCTTGGCTTTATTGCCCGTATTGAGCCGTTCTTTTGATCAAATCGAGGCATTATTAACGCAATTTGAAGATGGCCATTACCATGAAGTACTGAGTATTTCGGTGGTAGGTACCTTTGCTGTCGGCTGGTTGTTACCCCGTTTAAGCAAGTTTTCTAACTTATATCCCTATATCGATTTGCGGATTATGACCCACAATAACGTGGTCAATTTGGCGGCAGAGGGTGTTGACTTTGCCATCCGCTTTGGTGAGGGCTTATGGCCATTGGTGGAAAATACACCTTTATTTTCGACTTCCCATACGGTGTTATGCACAGAAAAAGTTGCTGTCAATTTAGCATCACCACTGGACTTAAAAGACCACAATTTACTGCGATCTTATCGTAAAGATGAGTGGGAAAAATGGTTTTTTGCCGCACAAATAGATCCATGGCGAGTGAAAGGGCCTGTGTTTGACTCTTCGCGCTTAATGGTTGAAGCGGCGATACTCACAGATGGTGTCGCATTAGTGCCAAGTTGTATGTTTGAGCATGAACTCAGCGCTGGAACGCTTGTTCAGCCTTTTGATATCGGGGTCACATTGGGTGGTTACTGGCTAAGCCGTTTAAAGTCAAAGCCGATGACTTCAGCAATGAATATTTTCCAGCAATGGATACTAGCAGAGGCACAACATTGTTAA
- a CDS encoding helix-turn-helix domain-containing protein has product MSKKISTSVGVKIRSLRESYGMSGKELSALLGISQQHQSRYENGEVNIHVDTLFQLCQIFDIDPAYFFSDYNPLHHANNVIHDKKSFYEAETLVF; this is encoded by the coding sequence ATGAGCAAAAAAATATCCACATCAGTAGGTGTGAAAATTAGGTCATTAAGAGAAAGTTACGGCATGAGTGGCAAGGAGCTCAGTGCTTTGTTAGGTATTAGCCAACAACATCAATCTCGCTATGAAAATGGGGAAGTAAATATCCATGTTGATACGCTATTCCAACTTTGCCAAATATTCGATATCGACCCCGCCTACTTTTTCTCTGACTATAATCCATTACATCATGCCAACAATGTTATTCATGACAAAAAAAGTTTCTATGAGGCCGAAACGCTCGTATTTTAA
- a CDS encoding helix-turn-helix domain-containing protein: MQKYYPASKLVGRKITYYRKMKGIPLSKIANDFGISEQQQSRYERGINRINLDRLAQYVNYFEVNFYDLLSNKDIKELTKLE; this comes from the coding sequence ATGCAGAAATATTACCCTGCATCAAAATTAGTCGGTCGTAAAATAACTTATTATCGGAAAATGAAAGGAATTCCATTATCTAAAATTGCTAATGATTTTGGGATTAGTGAACAACAACAATCAAGATACGAACGGGGGATAAATCGCATTAATTTAGATCGTTTAGCACAATATGTTAATTACTTTGAAGTTAACTTTTATGATTTACTATCTAATAAAGACATAAAAGAATTAACAAAATTAGAATAA